TTCATCATAATGTGAATGACCATCTAATGTTTCACCGTCTTTTAAAATATGTGCACGTGTGACAATGATTTCTAAGCCTACTTCCGACGCATTGATATGAATCCAAATCGGACCTTCTACATCAAAATAATCTTCCGTATTCACTTCATCAATCATATCCCAAAAAAGTTGCTCACCCTTTGCTCGGTTGTACCAAATTTCTTCACGACTATAGCCGCGATCCTCTATATCATTGTACGTAATAAAGAGCTTGAGTGTATTTTCATTTACACGTTCGATGTCCACTAGACCTCATCTCCCTTCACTGTCATTTGTCGAAAAACAGTATTATTTAATTAGTATGCTTTGATTCATTGTTTTTAACCTTCATACTCCCTTGTTTTTCAACCTTTGACCACACCACAGAAAGTCATCGAGTAACTGTAATCATAATTTTTTTGTTCACAGTTGTCTCTAATTCTATTGTATGCTGTTCTTTCATAAAATGAAAAGGATATACACCATTTCAAAGAAGATATTTGAATTATTGAAATTGTAGTAAACTATTTAGATTAAATCAAGTTTAACATACTTTTAGGGAAATATATGACTTTTACCTATTAATTATTAGTTTTGTTTGAAGGTTTTTACATAAGTAAAACATAAAAAAATAGATGTCACAACATGCATGCTTCTGCATTTGTAACACCTAATACATTTATTCTATGCAATATAGGAGGATTTTAGTTCACCATGCGCTGTGCTTCTTGTAATTGATAAGCCCGAACCTTACGTGGTAAAAATCGTCGAATTTCATCTTCATTATAGCCTACTTGCAATCGTTTCTCGTCCAAAATTATTGGGCGTCGTAATAAGCCAGGATATTCTTGAATTAGTTCATATAAGCGTTGTAATGGTAAGCTTTCAACATCTACATTCAATTTTTGGAATATTTTGGAGCGAGTTGAAATAATTTCATCTGTTCCATCCTCCGTCATTCGTAAAATTTCTTTAATTTCACTAATGCTTAACGGTTCAGAAAAAATATTACGTTCTGTATATGGGATTTCATGCTCCTCTAACCATGCTTTCGCTTTACGACAAGACGTACAACTTGGTGATGTAAATAAAGTAACTATCATACTGACACATCCTTTCTCTTTGTTTTCGTTATCTATAAGCCACTTTGTTAAATTAGAATTAATGTAATGTAAAACTACAGTTCCATTATACAGCACTCTGCTGTATTTGAATATAGTTCCAAGGAAAAAAAGAATGCATAGTAAATGACTTTGTTACAAAATATTCTGTCTTTTAATACTA
The genomic region above belongs to Lysinibacillus sp. FSL W8-0992 and contains:
- the spxA gene encoding transcriptional regulator SpxA, yielding MVTLFTSPSCTSCRKAKAWLEEHEIPYTERNIFSEPLSISEIKEILRMTEDGTDEIISTRSKIFQKLNVDVESLPLQRLYELIQEYPGLLRRPIILDEKRLQVGYNEDEIRRFLPRKVRAYQLQEAQRMVN